In Geminocystis sp. NIES-3709, a single genomic region encodes these proteins:
- a CDS encoding GNAT family N-acetyltransferase → MINLRPATPDDLELLKYWDEQPHVIASDPNDDWHWEVELHRNPHWREQLIAEMDGHPIGFVQIIDPALEESHYWGEIPSNLRAIDIWIGKETDLGKGYGTKMMKLALERCFSDKKVSAVLVDPLKDNTRAHRFYENLGFKFIESRYFGDDHCFVYCLERNFYQQVIHDNMTQSVDILG, encoded by the coding sequence ATGATCAATTTACGTCCGGCAACTCCCGATGATTTAGAATTATTGAAATATTGGGATGAGCAACCCCATGTTATAGCTTCAGATCCGAATGATGATTGGCACTGGGAAGTCGAGCTTCATCGAAATCCCCATTGGCGAGAGCAATTAATTGCGGAAATGGACGGACATCCCATTGGCTTTGTTCAAATAATAGATCCAGCCCTTGAAGAAAGTCATTATTGGGGAGAAATTCCGAGTAATCTTCGTGCTATTGATATTTGGATTGGGAAAGAAACCGATTTAGGTAAAGGCTATGGTACAAAAATGATGAAACTCGCACTAGAACGTTGTTTTTCTGATAAGAAGGTATCGGCAGTCTTAGTTGATCCTTTAAAAGATAACACTCGAGCCCATCGTTTCTATGAGAATTTGGGTTTTAAATTTATCGAAAGCCGTTACTTTGGTGATGATCACTGTTTCGTCTATTGTTTGGAAAGAAATTTTTATCAACAAGTTATCCATGATAACATGACTCAATCTGTTGATATTCTAGGTTAA